The following proteins are encoded in a genomic region of Desulfobaccales bacterium:
- a CDS encoding CTP synthase has translation MRTKFIFITGGVLSSLGKGVAAAAIGALLEARGLRVTFQKLDPYINVDPGTMNPFQHGEVFVTEDGAETDLDLGHYERFTSVTLGQANNYTSGRIYYNVITKERRGDYLGGTVQVIPHITDEIKAAILQMGSKADVAIIEIGGTVGDIESLPFLEAIRQLKGDLGKQNVCYIHVTLVPYIKTAGEVKTKPTQHSVKELRSIGIQPDILLCRSEKTLSPEIKGKIALFTNVEPANVITAQDVNHIYEIPLLFHDEGLDERIIEVLNIWTGAPRLEAWQDLVQRLRHPAHRVDIGIIGKYVNLQESYKSLHEALVHGGLANRTQVVLHYIDAEAVEREGPEAHLAKLHGILVPGGFGVRGAEGKILAIRFAREHRIPYFGICFGMQLAVVEFARHVAGLPLAQSEEFGIEPCEPVIYLMRQWFDYRKNAIVTRDAATEKGGTMRLGAYPCVLTEGSLAARAYGVQEIMERHRHRYEFNNAYRERLIQAGLAVTGTSPNGELVEIVELPDHPWFLGCQFHPEFKSRPMKPHPLFRDYIAAALAYKKGMAKPG, from the coding sequence GTGAGAACCAAGTTCATCTTCATCACCGGCGGGGTTCTGTCCTCCCTGGGGAAGGGGGTGGCCGCCGCCGCCATCGGCGCCTTGCTGGAGGCCCGGGGGCTCAGGGTCACCTTTCAGAAGCTGGACCCGTACATCAACGTGGACCCCGGCACCATGAACCCCTTCCAGCACGGGGAGGTCTTCGTCACCGAGGACGGCGCCGAAACCGACCTGGATTTAGGCCACTACGAGCGCTTCACCTCCGTCACCCTGGGCCAGGCCAACAACTACACTTCCGGCCGCATCTACTACAATGTCATCACCAAGGAGCGCCGGGGGGATTATCTCGGGGGCACGGTCCAGGTCATCCCCCATATCACCGACGAGATCAAGGCCGCCATCCTGCAGATGGGCTCCAAGGCCGATGTGGCCATCATCGAGATCGGCGGCACCGTGGGGGACATCGAAAGCCTGCCCTTTCTGGAGGCCATCCGCCAGCTCAAGGGCGATCTGGGCAAGCAAAACGTCTGCTACATCCACGTCACCCTGGTGCCCTACATCAAGACCGCCGGCGAGGTGAAGACCAAGCCCACCCAGCACAGCGTCAAGGAACTCCGGAGCATCGGCATCCAGCCGGACATCCTGCTGTGCCGCAGCGAAAAGACCCTCTCCCCCGAGATCAAGGGCAAGATCGCCCTCTTCACCAACGTGGAGCCGGCCAACGTCATCACCGCCCAGGACGTCAACCATATCTACGAAATCCCCCTCCTCTTCCATGACGAGGGGCTGGATGAGCGCATCATCGAGGTGCTGAACATCTGGACCGGCGCCCCCCGCCTGGAGGCCTGGCAGGATCTGGTGCAGCGTCTGCGCCACCCCGCCCACCGGGTGGACATCGGCATCATCGGCAAATACGTCAACCTGCAGGAATCCTACAAGAGCCTGCATGAGGCCCTGGTGCACGGCGGCTTGGCCAACCGCACCCAGGTGGTGCTGCACTACATCGACGCCGAGGCGGTGGAGCGGGAAGGCCCCGAGGCCCATCTAGCCAAACTGCACGGCATCCTGGTGCCCGGGGGCTTCGGCGTCCGGGGCGCGGAAGGCAAAATTCTGGCCATCCGCTTCGCCCGGGAGCACCGTATCCCGTATTTCGGCATCTGCTTCGGCATGCAGCTGGCGGTGGTGGAGTTCGCCCGGCATGTGGCGGGCCTGCCTCTGGCCCAAAGCGAGGAGTTCGGCATCGAGCCCTGCGAGCCGGTGATCTACCTCATGCGCCAGTGGTTCGATTACCGCAAAAACGCCATCGTCACCCGGGATGCGGCCACGGAGAAGGGCGGCACCATGCGCCTGGGGGCTTATCCCTGCGTGCTTACCGAAGGCTCCCTGGCGGCGAGGGCCTACGGCGTGCAGGAAATCATGGAGCGCCATCGCCACCGCTACGAATTCAACAACGCCTACCGGGAGCGCCTGATCCAGGCCGGCTTGGCGGTCACCGGCACCTCCCCCAACGGCGAGCTGGTGGAGATTGTGGAGCTGCCGGACCACCCCTGGTTCCTGGGCTGCCAGTTCCACCCGGAGTTCAAGTCCCGGCCCATGAAACCCCATCCCCTGTTCCGGGACTACATCGCCGCGGCCCTGGCGTACAAGAAAGGAATGGCGAAGCCTGGATGA